A single region of the Saprospiraceae bacterium genome encodes:
- a CDS encoding response regulator transcription factor — MRRPHLLLVEDNETLGYVLKEYLEMKGYQLTLAKDGRQGLLFFKKEAYDLCILDIMMPEMDGFTLAEELRHLDPRVPLIFLSAKSLKVDKLKGFNLGADDYIVKPVEEEELVARIKAVLKRSVVSADQPILYQIGVYQFDYSNQKLIYQGMEQQLTEREAQLLRLLCQNKGRLLARRHVLKDIWNNNDYFTRRSMDVFISRLRKYLEKDDKIKITNVYGSGFILTDELVSS, encoded by the coding sequence ATGCGAAGACCCCATCTATTATTGGTAGAAGATAATGAAACCCTGGGCTATGTCCTCAAAGAGTACCTCGAAATGAAGGGTTACCAGCTCACCTTGGCTAAGGATGGCCGCCAGGGCTTATTGTTCTTTAAGAAAGAAGCTTACGATTTGTGTATCCTGGATATTATGATGCCTGAAATGGATGGCTTCACCCTGGCGGAAGAACTTCGGCACCTGGACCCCCGCGTCCCCCTGATTTTCCTTAGTGCGAAGTCGCTCAAGGTAGACAAGCTCAAGGGCTTCAATCTAGGAGCAGATGATTATATTGTCAAACCCGTGGAGGAGGAAGAACTCGTAGCGAGGATTAAAGCTGTCTTAAAACGATCAGTGGTATCGGCAGACCAGCCCATTCTATACCAAATAGGCGTCTATCAATTCGATTATTCCAATCAAAAACTGATTTACCAGGGCATGGAACAACAATTGACGGAACGTGAGGCACAATTGTTGCGACTGCTTTGCCAAAACAAAGGCCGACTGTTGGCTAGGCGGCATGTACTCAAAGATATATGGAACAATAATGATTATTTTACCCGACGCAGTATGGATGTGTTCATTTCTCGCTTGCGAAAATACCTGGAGAAAGACGACAAGATAAAAATCACGAATGTATATGGCAGCGGTTTTATCCTTACGGATGAGCTGGTTTCAAGTTAA
- the fabG gene encoding 3-oxoacyl-[acyl-carrier-protein] reductase, with the protein MKLLQDKIALVTGGSRGIGEAIVRAFAEAGATVAFTYVSSAGKADALVAELEAAGTKALAIQSDASSFTQAEELINTVLKTFGRIDILVNNAGITRDTLMLRMSEEQWDQVIETNLKSVFNLTKHALRSMMKNRNGSIINMSSIVGITGNPGQANYAASKAGIIGFSKSIAKEMGSRNVRCNVIAPGFIETDMTDELSEEAKAAYLTNIPLKRLGKGEEIAQTCVFLGSDMSTYITGQAISVCGGLNT; encoded by the coding sequence ATGAAATTATTACAAGATAAAATAGCATTGGTAACTGGTGGATCAAGAGGTATTGGGGAAGCTATTGTTAGGGCTTTTGCCGAGGCGGGAGCCACTGTTGCTTTCACCTATGTATCCTCTGCTGGTAAAGCAGATGCTTTGGTCGCGGAATTGGAAGCTGCTGGCACCAAAGCCCTGGCTATTCAATCTGATGCTAGCTCCTTTACCCAGGCAGAAGAACTCATCAATACGGTCCTTAAAACCTTCGGTCGTATAGACATTTTGGTTAACAATGCCGGCATTACCCGAGATACACTCATGCTGCGCATGTCCGAAGAGCAGTGGGACCAGGTTATTGAAACCAACCTCAAATCCGTCTTTAACCTGACCAAACATGCGCTTCGCTCTATGATGAAAAACCGCAATGGTTCCATTATCAATATGAGTTCCATTGTCGGAATCACGGGTAACCCGGGGCAAGCCAATTATGCTGCTTCTAAGGCCGGTATTATTGGCTTTAGCAAATCCATCGCCAAAGAAATGGGATCTCGTAATGTTCGCTGCAATGTGATTGCGCCTGGCTTTATTGAGACCGACATGACAGATGAGCTTAGCGAGGAGGCTAAAGCTGCCTACCTCACTAATATACCCTTGAAAAGATTGGGAAAAGGGGAGGAAATTGCCCAAACCTGTGTATTCCTGGGGTCTGATATGTCTACTTATATCACCGGACAGGCCATTAGTGTTTGTGGAGGATTGAACACGTAA
- a CDS encoding HAMP domain-containing sensor histidine kinase, giving the protein MNKRLVIALVAISLLGLVLVQYQLLRTGLLLEKGKFDQNMRGILADLNLTINQSKDMQLMLQRLHQKKEQPLASPEWLVPKSLSDSIRHVLDAALLRRGILLKYEFALIEPQSQDTLLLTAAFQKENYRYEEFTRPLVGQLSNFCFCQPFLHVHVDHLFNFLLGQLAFLIIPSVLFLLLLVFCLGWLIRTLNRQRQLDQVKNDFINNLTHELKTPVFSISLLIKMLRQRIGTENEKAKSYLELMEQENEQVKGHIEKVLELASLDSGHYVLDQHPQSVHDIVAEIAKRYQLKVEAQGGNMTLQLFAQQDRAKVDKMHLENAIQNILENALKYNLGQVQILFSTSNIREGIQLAVKDNGMGIAPEYQQKVFEKFYRVPTGNLHNIKGFGLGLSYVKQIVRAHGGELSLESKVGKGSTFMIWLPLMQTSS; this is encoded by the coding sequence GTGAATAAAAGGTTGGTGATTGCATTAGTAGCTATATCCCTTTTGGGTTTGGTGTTGGTACAATATCAATTGTTACGGACCGGTCTGTTATTGGAGAAAGGGAAATTTGACCAAAACATGAGGGGCATCTTAGCCGATTTGAACTTGACCATCAATCAATCGAAGGATATGCAGTTGATGTTGCAAAGGCTTCATCAAAAAAAAGAACAGCCATTGGCTAGTCCCGAATGGCTTGTGCCAAAAAGCCTGTCGGATTCGATTCGCCATGTTTTGGATGCAGCATTGCTTCGACGAGGTATCTTATTGAAGTATGAGTTTGCTTTAATTGAGCCACAATCACAAGATACCTTACTGCTCACTGCTGCTTTTCAAAAAGAGAATTACCGCTACGAGGAATTTACCCGCCCTTTGGTGGGCCAGTTAAGCAATTTCTGCTTTTGTCAGCCCTTTTTGCATGTGCATGTGGATCACCTATTTAATTTTTTGCTAGGTCAATTGGCCTTTTTAATTATTCCTTCTGTATTGTTTTTATTGTTGCTTGTATTTTGTTTGGGATGGTTAATCCGAACACTAAATCGGCAACGCCAGTTGGATCAGGTCAAAAACGATTTTATCAATAACCTCACGCACGAATTGAAAACACCGGTATTTTCCATTTCGCTATTGATAAAAATGCTTCGGCAGCGCATCGGAACTGAAAATGAAAAGGCAAAATCCTACCTGGAACTTATGGAGCAGGAAAATGAACAAGTGAAGGGGCATATTGAAAAGGTATTGGAACTGGCCTCTTTAGACAGTGGGCACTATGTCCTAGATCAACATCCGCAAAGTGTGCACGATATCGTAGCGGAAATAGCCAAGCGTTACCAACTCAAAGTGGAGGCACAAGGCGGAAATATGACGCTCCAGCTATTCGCCCAACAAGACAGGGCCAAGGTGGACAAGATGCATTTGGAAAACGCTATTCAGAACATTTTGGAAAATGCGCTCAAATACAACCTTGGCCAGGTTCAAATCCTCTTTTCTACAAGCAACATCAGAGAAGGCATTCAATTAGCGGTAAAGGACAATGGCATGGGCATTGCACCGGAATACCAGCAGAAAGTGTTTGAAAAATTTTATCGCGTTCCCACTGGAAACCTGCATAATATTAAGGGTTTTGGCCTGGGATTGAGTTATGTCAAACAAATCGTAAGGGCCCACGGTGGCGAACTAAGTTTGGAAAGTAAGGTAGGAAAGGGGAGCACCTTTATGATTTGGCTCCCGCTAATGCAAACAAGTTCTTAG
- a CDS encoding cytochrome c peroxidase, protein MTPKTFYPRLLLCLCLSGLLFSCGEDRIELTKSEYTAEEYAVLSKTLNLPLEGINFKVKLPAHLINRTKIPLIHNQKATLGAVLFYDTKLSANNSISCASCHKQSIAFSDDVSFSKGFYGELTKRNSLALASAINVEMSYNMSKAFDGKERSAFFFWDERANSIEEQIKMTLQDKIEMGINLEELPEKLGKEDYYKILFTKAYGTDEVSMDRITESIEMFIKSFTVGNSRFDEGMNQSRQPFYDFTNFSSQENWGKTLFNTNCTNCHSADFSALVETMANNGLDLDYADNGLGGLYNIDYNNGRFKVPFLRNIVLTGPYMHDGRFASLEEVIDHYSEGIQAHPNLDSRLRKDLDPNGEPVRMNFTAEEKAALVAFLNTLTDYDFIQDARFSDPFKK, encoded by the coding sequence ATGACACCTAAAACTTTTTACCCTCGATTATTGCTATGCTTATGTCTTTCTGGTCTCCTTTTTTCCTGTGGGGAGGACCGCATTGAACTGACCAAATCTGAATATACGGCTGAAGAATATGCCGTTTTGAGCAAAACCTTGAATTTACCACTGGAAGGTATAAATTTTAAGGTAAAACTTCCCGCTCATCTGATTAATCGGACGAAAATTCCACTCATTCATAATCAAAAAGCAACCTTAGGAGCTGTTTTGTTTTATGACACCAAACTATCTGCCAATAATTCGATCTCTTGTGCTTCTTGCCATAAACAATCCATTGCCTTTTCCGATGATGTTTCGTTTAGTAAAGGTTTTTATGGCGAATTAACCAAGCGCAATTCCCTCGCACTGGCTTCAGCCATAAATGTTGAAATGTCTTACAATATGAGTAAGGCCTTTGATGGGAAAGAACGCAGTGCTTTTTTCTTTTGGGATGAAAGGGCTAATTCGATCGAAGAACAGATTAAAATGACCTTGCAAGATAAGATTGAAATGGGCATCAATTTAGAGGAGCTACCTGAAAAACTGGGCAAGGAAGACTATTATAAAATTTTGTTTACAAAAGCATACGGCACGGATGAAGTAAGTATGGACCGAATCACGGAATCCATCGAAATGTTTATCAAATCCTTTACTGTTGGAAATTCTCGTTTTGATGAAGGAATGAACCAAAGCCGCCAGCCATTTTATGATTTTACCAATTTCTCCAGTCAGGAAAATTGGGGTAAGACCTTATTCAATACCAACTGTACCAATTGTCATAGCGCAGATTTTAGCGCTTTGGTTGAAACAATGGCGAACAATGGATTGGATTTGGACTATGCAGATAATGGTTTGGGCGGTCTATACAATATCGATTATAACAATGGGCGGTTCAAAGTTCCTTTTTTGCGAAACATTGTACTCACCGGTCCTTATATGCACGATGGCCGTTTTGCAAGCTTAGAAGAAGTGATAGATCATTATAGTGAAGGAATTCAGGCGCATCCAAACCTCGATAGTCGTCTTCGCAAAGATTTGGATCCTAATGGCGAACCTGTCCGAATGAATTTTACGGCAGAAGAAAAAG
- a CDS encoding C1 family peptidase — MPIRMEQDPQHEGGNNRPSGPRNNQGGGGSLLKKALPFLIMFLIKRPKLILPVLVIGGLWYFFFGGQAMLSGGSAEDSLQNADFSLGASLSEEMFDKAQVFEPLTYGYGGSGLPQAYSLEQYAPRRLHQGQQGSCVGWASAYGARTILQARATGQNPNQTAFSPAYLYNQIHLEGCQGAYMLDAMKAMAQNGGVPFNDFQYTDQSCSSQPNSGLIAKGQQFRIKGYNRLTLGANNYKVDIDGIKQNLAQGAPVVIGMMVGGTFMSRMVGQDTWIPDQRDYSMRGFGGHAMCVIGYDDNREGGAFQIMNSWGEDWGNRGIFWMRYRDFEQFTKEAYGLHPMGSTEQYNPNKLEVQFGLADLATQSTIALKQTSDIEFRTAQPIKKGDKFKILVANSIECYVYVFGQETDASSYVLFPYTEKHSAYCGITGTRLFPRDYSMKADEIGNTDYIAVVVSKKEIDFDQFNRRISQSRQSTYAAKLKEALANERIANVKFEAGKTVGFTAETEGKNMVGMVIALDKQ; from the coding sequence ATGCCTATAAGAATGGAACAAGACCCCCAACATGAAGGGGGAAATAACCGGCCCTCAGGCCCCCGCAATAACCAGGGTGGCGGAGGCAGCTTGTTAAAAAAAGCACTTCCTTTCCTGATTATGTTTTTAATCAAAAGACCCAAATTGATCCTGCCGGTCCTGGTCATTGGAGGGCTTTGGTACTTCTTTTTTGGCGGACAAGCCATGCTGAGTGGCGGTAGCGCGGAAGATAGCCTCCAAAATGCAGATTTTTCGCTTGGTGCTTCTTTGAGTGAAGAAATGTTTGATAAAGCCCAGGTATTTGAACCCCTGACTTATGGCTATGGTGGTAGTGGTTTGCCGCAGGCTTATTCCCTGGAGCAATATGCCCCAAGGAGACTTCATCAGGGACAACAGGGATCTTGCGTGGGATGGGCCAGTGCTTATGGTGCCCGTACCATCTTGCAGGCTCGGGCCACTGGCCAAAACCCCAACCAAACGGCCTTTAGTCCTGCCTATTTATACAACCAAATCCATCTGGAAGGATGCCAGGGTGCTTATATGCTGGACGCCATGAAAGCCATGGCACAAAATGGCGGCGTCCCCTTTAATGACTTTCAATATACCGATCAGAGCTGCTCCAGCCAACCCAATAGTGGCCTTATTGCTAAAGGACAGCAATTTCGCATCAAGGGCTACAACCGCCTGACCCTGGGTGCCAATAACTACAAGGTGGATATTGATGGCATTAAACAAAACCTGGCTCAGGGTGCTCCGGTCGTGATCGGCATGATGGTAGGCGGAACCTTTATGAGTAGAATGGTGGGACAAGATACCTGGATTCCCGATCAGCGGGACTATTCCATGCGGGGCTTTGGCGGCCATGCGATGTGTGTGATTGGTTATGATGACAATCGGGAAGGTGGTGCTTTCCAAATCATGAATAGCTGGGGAGAAGATTGGGGTAATCGCGGTATTTTCTGGATGCGCTATCGTGACTTTGAACAATTTACCAAAGAAGCGTATGGCCTGCATCCTATGGGTAGTACCGAGCAGTACAACCCCAACAAACTAGAGGTGCAATTCGGCCTGGCGGATCTGGCTACCCAAAGCACCATCGCCTTAAAGCAAACTTCTGATATTGAATTCCGGACAGCGCAGCCCATCAAAAAAGGCGATAAATTCAAAATCCTGGTCGCCAATAGCATCGAATGTTATGTCTATGTCTTTGGCCAGGAAACAGATGCCTCTAGTTATGTTCTCTTTCCTTATACCGAAAAACATTCGGCTTATTGCGGCATCACGGGTACCCGGCTATTTCCTCGCGATTACTCCATGAAGGCAGATGAAATTGGCAATACGGATTACATCGCAGTGGTCGTTTCCAAAAAAGAAATTGATTTCGACCAGTTCAACCGGCGCATCAGCCAAAGCCGCCAGTCCACTTACGCAGCCAAACTGAAAGAGGCCCTGGCCAACGAACGCATCGCTAACGTCAAATTCGAAGCGGGCAAAACGGTAGGTTTCACAGCAGAAACGGAGGGGAAAAACATGGTAGGGATGGTCATTGCTTTGGATAAGCAGTAG
- a CDS encoding universal stress protein gives MKKILFPTDLSDAANHAFIYALHLANKWGASITTLHVYQEMQVGDVHLPGSLYDFYQSMDLYSFENYRDTIPTLVTLAEENNFGHIEIRHMLEEGEVVRNILAAAKKEEADIIVLGTTGARGLKGLFLGSVAGEVLENAKCPVLAVPAKTKFDGAIDHIGFSTRYEEEEIAALKDLMELFSDFDPVIHCLNVDLAHTESITHRMEKFRTAVGETALMIHFNVLEGTDMQKALTDYMEAERIDIIAMVTHKRSFIQELFNYSKTKAMAYHSNTPVLALHY, from the coding sequence ATGAAAAAGATATTGTTTCCTACCGACCTTTCTGATGCAGCCAATCATGCCTTTATTTACGCTTTACACTTGGCGAACAAGTGGGGTGCCAGTATTACTACCTTGCATGTTTACCAGGAGATGCAAGTTGGTGATGTCCATTTGCCCGGCAGTCTGTACGACTTTTACCAGTCAATGGATTTATATTCATTTGAAAACTATAGAGACACCATCCCTACTTTAGTTACCTTGGCAGAAGAGAACAACTTTGGGCACATCGAAATCCGACATATGCTGGAAGAAGGGGAAGTTGTACGAAATATCCTGGCCGCAGCCAAAAAAGAGGAAGCTGATATCATTGTCCTGGGAACGACCGGGGCAAGGGGGCTCAAAGGGCTGTTTTTGGGTAGTGTTGCTGGGGAAGTGTTAGAAAATGCGAAATGCCCTGTACTAGCCGTCCCTGCAAAAACGAAGTTTGATGGTGCGATAGACCACATAGGCTTTTCTACCAGGTATGAAGAAGAAGAAATCGCCGCGCTCAAAGATTTAATGGAACTTTTTAGCGACTTTGATCCGGTGATACACTGTCTTAATGTTGATTTGGCACATACCGAGTCTATTACACATCGAATGGAAAAATTCAGAACAGCGGTAGGTGAAACGGCACTTATGATTCATTTTAATGTGCTGGAAGGAACGGATATGCAGAAGGCGCTAACGGACTATATGGAGGCGGAGCGTATTGATATTATTGCTATGGTGACACATAAGCGGAGTTTTATCCAGGAACTTTTTAATTATAGCAAGACTAAAGCAATGGCTTATCATTCCAATACGCCGGTTTTAGCTTTGCATTATTAG
- a CDS encoding outer membrane beta-barrel protein translates to MKQSMKLLAAFALLLMITPSFAQVTVNPKVGLNVSALDAKLQDLDAEVRAGWNAGFDLRVGKGLFFLNPGVHYYSYTARLLKENEVDNPTDIKLKDETTIQSVRLPVNIGFRLTGDNGLLGIHAKGGVTPSYILGVNKKENFDFNIDDVNRFNFGANLGVGIDLAFLTVDVTYEIGLKDYFKNAEGRNNMLTASVGIKF, encoded by the coding sequence ATGAAACAATCTATGAAGTTATTGGCAGCATTTGCACTGTTATTAATGATTACCCCTTCTTTTGCACAGGTCACCGTCAATCCTAAGGTAGGCCTCAATGTTTCCGCCCTCGATGCCAAGCTCCAGGACCTGGACGCGGAGGTCAGGGCAGGTTGGAATGCAGGTTTTGACCTGAGAGTCGGGAAAGGATTATTCTTCCTCAATCCAGGCGTCCATTACTACAGTTATACCGCACGTCTTCTAAAAGAAAATGAAGTTGATAATCCAACCGATATCAAATTGAAAGATGAAACCACCATTCAAAGTGTTAGACTACCGGTGAATATTGGGTTCCGATTAACGGGCGATAATGGCCTTTTAGGTATACACGCCAAGGGTGGTGTTACCCCTTCTTATATCCTAGGGGTAAATAAGAAAGAAAATTTCGATTTTAACATTGATGATGTTAACCGTTTTAATTTCGGAGCCAACCTGGGTGTGGGTATTGACCTGGCATTTTTAACAGTAGATGTGACCTATGAAATAGGTTTGAAAGATTACTTTAAAAATGCGGAAGGTAGAAATAACATGCTTACTGCTAGCGTCGGTATTAAATTTTAA